A region of the Paracoccus pantotrophus genome:
TCGACCCGGCTGCTGGCGGCATCGATCCGCGCCGGCCCTTCGACCTGGTGGTGACGGCAACCCGGCCGCTGGCGGCGGGGGGCGCGGGGGCGTTGCCCATCCGCGCCACCATCCGCCTGCCCGCGGCCTATACCGTCGCCGACGCCCCCGCCGTCCCGCTGTGGCAGGAGTTCTGGCTGAAAAAGATCCCCGGCATCGCCGTGGTCGGCGCCATGCTGTTCGTGCTGGCGCTGATCCTGTTCGGGCAAGAGGCGCTGGTGCGCCGGCCGCGGCTGTGGCGCCGTGTGCGGCTGGGCTTTCTGGCCACGACGCTGGTGGTGCTGGGCTGGGGGCTGAACGGCCAGCTTTCGGTGGTGCAGGTGGTGGCCTTCCTGAACGCGCTGCTGTCCGGCTTTCGCTGGGAAACCTTTCTGATCGAGCCGATCATCTTCCTGATCTGGTCCGCCGTGGCGCTGGGGCTGCTGTTCTGGGGCCGCGGCGTGTTCTGCGGCTGGCTGTGCCCCTTCGGCGCGCTGCAAGAGCTGATGAACGCTGCCGCCCAGCGGCTGGGGGTGCGGCAGATCGCCGTGCCGCAGGCCCTGCACGAACGGCTTTGGGTGATCAAGTACACGCTGTTCGTCGCCATCGTGGCGCTGAGCTTTTACAGCATGGAGCAGGCGCTGATCCTGGCAGAGGCCGAGCCGTTCAAGACCGCGATCTCGATGCGCTTCCTGCGTGCCTGGCCCTTCGTGCTCTTCGCGCTTGCGGTGCTGGCGGGCGGGCTGTTCATCGAGCGGTTCTATTGCCGCTATCTCTGCCCGCTGGGGGCGGGGCTGGCGATCCCGGCCAAGCTGAAGATCTTCGACTGGCTCAAGCGCCGCCCGCAATGCGGCCGCGAATGCCGGCTGTGCGAGACGAAATGCACCGTCGGCGCCATCGACCCGCTGGGCCGGATCAACCCGAACGAATGCGTGCTGTGCCTGCGCTGCCAGGTGGTGATGAACGACCCCGGCACCTGCCCGGTGCTGAAACGCCGCGCCCGCAGCGCCGCCGCCCCGACCGGAGAAGCGCCATGAACCGCCGCCGTTTCCTGCTGCTGACCGCCTGCGCCGCGCTGCCCGGCATGGCGAAGGCCGCGCCCGAGGAATGGCAGGGCCGCGCCATGGGTGCCGATGTCGCCCTGCGGCTGCACGGGGCAAGCCCGGCGCAGGCCCGCGGCTTCTTCGCCGAGGCGGCGCGGCTGCTGGCCCATGTCGAAAACCTGTTCTCGCTGCATCGCGATTCCGATTTGGCGCGGCTGAACCGCGACGGGCGGCTGCGCTTTCCCGCTGCCGGGATGGTGGAACTGCTGGCCCTGTCAGACCGGCTGCACCGTGCCACCGGCGGCGCCTTCGACCCGACCGTGCAGCCGCTGTGGCTGGCGCGGGCGCGGGGCGGGGACGAGGCCGCGGCCCGCGCCCTGGCCGGCTGGGATGCGGTCGCCTGGTCGCGGTCCGAGGTGCGGCTGGCCCGCCCCGGCATGGCGCTGACCTTCAACGGCCTTGCCCAGGGCTGGGCCGCCGACCGGCTGGCCGAGGCGGCCGCGCGCCACGACCTGACCGACCTTCTGATCGACGCGGGCGAGATCCGGGCGCTGGGACCGCGGGGCTGGCGCGTGGGACTGGCCGATGCCGCGGGGCACGAGCATCGCCGCATCCGGCTGGACGGTCGGGCGCTGGCGACCTCGTCGCCCGGCGCCACGCTGATCGGGCCGCGCGGCCTGCCGCATATCCTGTCGCCGGATGGC
Encoded here:
- a CDS encoding NosR/NirI family protein; this translates as MAMPVKFPLAPWRLLPALLALVLLILPAGAEPPAAPDAMLAQALFDAEGPVVLDRRETPAPGWRVSRDGQALGMIGSTWEIAATTGYSGKPLDVLVAVTPQGVIAGARLVRQTEPVLSLGISEAHIAAYVDGFRGVDLSQGEARGRALPDAISRATVSTGVIRDGILRSGRVLAQAQGLGGGGIDRVGYRPATWAELLAEGAFGHASISMAEAARAFADAKVAIEPSDAPFLDLYAGLIDPPTVGRNLLGARDFTAVAGALQPGQALVAVLSRGLYSPRGADWRRSGRFERIGFEQGALRIEPQDGDFVMVEKLALPDAPAFREISLFRLNIDPAAGGIDPRRPFDLVVTATRPLAAGGAGALPIRATIRLPAAYTVADAPAVPLWQEFWLKKIPGIAVVGAMLFVLALILFGQEALVRRPRLWRRVRLGFLATTLVVLGWGLNGQLSVVQVVAFLNALLSGFRWETFLIEPIIFLIWSAVALGLLFWGRGVFCGWLCPFGALQELMNAAAQRLGVRQIAVPQALHERLWVIKYTLFVAIVALSFYSMEQALILAEAEPFKTAISMRFLRAWPFVLFALAVLAGGLFIERFYCRYLCPLGAGLAIPAKLKIFDWLKRRPQCGRECRLCETKCTVGAIDPLGRINPNECVLCLRCQVVMNDPGTCPVLKRRARSAAAPTGEAP
- a CDS encoding FAD:protein FMN transferase; protein product: MNRRRFLLLTACAALPGMAKAAPEEWQGRAMGADVALRLHGASPAQARGFFAEAARLLAHVENLFSLHRDSDLARLNRDGRLRFPAAGMVELLALSDRLHRATGGAFDPTVQPLWLARARGGDEAAARALAGWDAVAWSRSEVRLARPGMALTFNGLAQGWAADRLAEAAARHDLTDLLIDAGEIRALGPRGWRVGLADAAGHEHRRIRLDGRALATSSPGATLIGPRGLPHILSPDGGAAPLWDTISVSADSAAMADGLSTALCLMPPQAACAALARLPGCRIELAIAAPGAEFPGKTPSFCLA